A stretch of the Gossypium hirsutum isolate 1008001.06 chromosome D07, Gossypium_hirsutum_v2.1, whole genome shotgun sequence genome encodes the following:
- the LOC107954926 gene encoding probable pectate lyase 20, with protein MGISNRLLSSLALLVTFILFFVCVKASAEKTELNSRFSEENKLQGLKNSSMEEGLEDEQWINEHSVDNPEEIASMVDMSIRNSTERRKLGYFSCGTGNPVDDCWRCDRHWYLRRKNLANCGIGFGRNAIGGRDGRYYVVTDPRDDDPVNPKPGTLRHAVIQDRPLWIVFKRDMVIRLKQELIMNSFKTIDGRGANVHIANGACITIQYVTNIIIHGIHIHDCKPTGNAMVRSSPSHYGWRTMADGDGISIFGASHIWVDHNSLSNCADGLIDAIMGSTAITISNNYFTHHNEVMLLGHSDSYVRDKQMQVTVAYNHFGEGLIQRMPRCRNGYFHVVNNDYTHWEMYAIGGSANPTINSQGNRYLAPFNRFAKEVTKRVERSKSKWRHWNWRSEGDMFLNGAYFTPSGAGAAASYAKASSLAAKSSSLVGTITSNAGALSCRRGFMC; from the exons ATGGGGATTTCTAACAGATTGCTCTCTTCGTTAGCTTTGCTAGTAACGTTTATTTTGTTTTTCGTTTGTGTCAAGGCCTCAGCAGAGAAAACAGAGCTGAATTCAAG GTTCAGTGAAGAAAACAAGTTGCAGGGCTTGAAAAACTCATCAATGGAAGAGGG GTTGGAGGATGAGCAATGGATAAATGAGCACTCAGTCGACAATCCAGAGGAAATTGCTTCAATGGTGGATAT GAGCATAAGAAATAGCACAGAGAGGAGGAAATTGGGATATTTCTCATGTGGAACAGGGAATCCGGTTGATGATTGCTGGCGATGTGATCGGCATTGGTATCTCAGGCGAAAGAACCTTGCCAACTGTGGCATTGGCTTTGGACGCAACGCCATTGGTGGTCGTGATGGGAGGTACTATGTGGTGACTGACCCTAGGGATGACGACCCTGTGAACCCCAAACCAGGCACCCTCCGCCATGCTGTTATCCAGGACCGCCCACTTTGGATCGTGTTCAAGCGTGACATGGTGATCAGGTTGAAGCAGGAGCTTATAATGAACAGTTTTAAGACCATCGATGGTCGTGGTGCCAATGTGCATATCGCTAATGGGGCCTGCATCACCATCCAGTATGTCACTAATATTATCATCCATGGAATCCACATTCATGATTGTAAGCCCACCGGCAACGCCATGGTTCGAAGCTCCCCATCTCATTACGGGTGGAGGACCATGGCTGATGGGGATGGCATTTCCATATTTGGGGCAAGCCATATTTGGGTTGACCATAATTCACTCTCTAACTGTGCTGATGGACTCATTGATGCTATAATGGGTTCCACTGCAATTACCATCTCAAACAACTACTTCACCCACCATAACGAG GTTATGTTGTTGGGACATAGTGATTCTTACGTAAGAGACAAGCAGATGCAAGTGACCGTTGCTTATAACCATTTCGGTGAGGGTCTTATCCAAAGAATgccaag GTGTAGAAATGGATATTTTCATGTAGTGAACAACGACTACACCCACTGGGAGATGTATGCCATTGGTGGAAGTGCAAATCCCACCATTAACAGCCAGGGCAACCGATACCTTGCCCCTTTCAACCGCTTTGCTAAAGAGGTTACAAAGAGAGTGGAGAGATCGAAGAGTAAATGGAGACATTGGAATTGGAGGTCAGAAGGAGACATGTTTTTAAATGGAGCATATTTCACTCCATCAGGAGCAGGAGCAGCAGCCAGCTACGCTAAGGCCTCTAGCTTAGCAGCCAAATCCTCTTCCTTAGTTGGCACCATTACTTCAAATGCAGGCGCCCTTTCTTGTCGCCGTGGTTTCATGTGTTAG